Genomic DNA from bacterium:
TGCTTTTACTTCCATTTGATTTTAGAAAACGAAGCGTTGAAAAAATGGACAACAAGAAGTGCGTCGTAAAAAATCTGGAGATAAAAGCGTTCTGCCATTGAAAATTTATATCCAGGTATTTTTTGAAAAACAGTATTAATGAAGAAATCAATAACGAGTTTAGCAGGAAGTAGAATTGCAAAAAGAAAATTAAAAAGCATTAGTATTGGTGAAAGAAGAAAAAATAAATTAAGCAGATGCCAGAACCCAAGAACTAACTGATGTTTTTTCAGATAATGCAGTGAAGTTTTAGTGTGCCTTGCTCTTTGATTAAGATATTCCTTAAATGTTTTTTTTGTATCTGAGTAGACGAATGAGTTGGCATCTGTTACAATTCCAATCTTCAAATTTTTTTTAACTGCTTCCCGCAGCAACAAATCGTCGTCACCGCTTATGGTATCGTTTGTTTGGGAATAACCTCCGATTGCATTAAAAGCTTCTTTAGTAAATCCAAAATTTCTTGCTGCTGCAGTGTACGGCAATCCAATTGAGGCCATTGAGATAGAAAGAAAGGTGCTGCGTAAATTTTCAAAGCAGGATATTTTATTTACAAAACCTTCGTCTTGATAAAATGGTGCTATTCCAAATAGCATAAAATGACCAAGTGAAAAGTTTTTTGAGCAGGCTTTCAACCAATTTGTTTGAGGTCGGCAATCAGCATCCGTAATTAAGATAAAAGGATACTTCGCCTTGCTTATTCCAAATGACAACGCCTCTCTCTTGCCGATTTTGTTTTCGTTCCTTAATTCAAATGCTGAAAAATTCTTGAGAGAAACGATTTGAGAGTTTAGTATGTTAAAAGAGTTATCTGTCGAGTTATCATCAACAATTATTACTTCGTACATCTCTGAAGGATAGTCGAGATTCTGTAAAGCTTCCAGTAACTGCCTGATGTTTCTTGATTCATTTTTAGCTGCGATTATAATGGAAATATTTACTTCCACATTTTCGCTTTTACATACTTGAAAAACTCTTTTAGCTGAATAAATCAACAAAAGATTAATCAGGAATAGTATGAAAATTGATAGTGCCAGATATAACATTCGATAATCCGAAGAGAATAAAATTCTTTTTTAATACTTTCTCTAAAATTAGTTATTTATTCCCTCAAATGTATTCTAATTGAAATCATTCAATTATAAGATTAAGTTTGCATGAGCTTTCTTTTAAAGAAATGATTCAATATTTCTTAAATTAGTCGAAGTTATACCAGTTAAAAAGATTTTAATTGAGAATGTATTTTTAAATGATTTTCGTGAATCCCAATATAATTCTGATACTGTCCCTATATGTTTTTCAATTTCCTATTTATGCCCAGGGAACATG
This window encodes:
- a CDS encoding glycosyltransferase, with translation MLYLALSIFILFLINLLLIYSAKRVFQVCKSENVEVNISIIIAAKNESRNIRQLLEALQNLDYPSEMYEVIIVDDNSTDNSFNILNSQIVSLKNFSAFELRNENKIGKREALSFGISKAKYPFILITDADCRPQTNWLKACSKNFSLGHFMLFGIAPFYQDEGFVNKISCFENLRSTFLSISMASIGLPYTAAARNFGFTKEAFNAIGGYSQTNDTISGDDDLLLREAVKKNLKIGIVTDANSFVYSDTKKTFKEYLNQRARHTKTSLHYLKKHQLVLGFWHLLNLFFLLSPILMLFNFLFAILLPAKLVIDFFINTVFQKIPGYKFSMAERFYLQIFYDALLVVHFFNASFSKIKWK